One segment of Nostoc piscinale CENA21 DNA contains the following:
- a CDS encoding transposase family protein has product MTVAIITQLKKVRDFRTKQGQRHRLWLVLVLVIMGTMSGCVGYRGNERFCQTPSTIINRNTRDTKR; this is encoded by the coding sequence ATGACAGTTGCGATTATCACGCAACTGAAGAAAGTTAGGGATTTTCGGACAAAGCAAGGACAAAGACACCGATTATGGCTGGTACTAGTACTGGTAATCATGGGAACAATGAGTGGTTGTGTAGGATACAGAGGTAATGAGAGATTTTGTCAAACGCCATCAACAATCATTAATCGAAATACTAGAGATACCAAAAGATAG
- a CDS encoding MgtC/SapB family protein, whose amino-acid sequence MLNTYYLLPNDWLNILFRLCLALLFGAIIGIERQFRRKPAGLRTHILVSLGSALFTLIPLQTGISEPSPDALSRVIQGIAAGVGFLGAGEIIRESSQQSPHLEVHGLTSAAAIWVSAALGIAAGCGLWQLGLIAALLTILVLNLFKRIEKS is encoded by the coding sequence TTGCTAAATACTTACTACTTACTACCAAATGATTGGCTGAATATTCTGTTTAGATTATGCCTCGCTTTGCTATTCGGCGCAATTATTGGCATTGAACGTCAATTTAGACGTAAACCAGCAGGCTTAAGAACTCATATACTTGTGAGTTTGGGTTCTGCCTTGTTTACTCTCATTCCTTTGCAAACAGGGATATCAGAACCTAGCCCCGATGCCTTAAGTCGTGTCATTCAAGGTATTGCCGCAGGTGTTGGATTTTTGGGTGCGGGAGAAATTATCCGTGAATCTTCGCAACAATCGCCGCACCTGGAAGTTCACGGGCTGACATCAGCCGCAGCGATTTGGGTTTCGGCTGCGCTAGGAATTGCTGCTGGTTGTGGTCTATGGCAATTAGGATTAATAGCGGCTTTATTGACCATTTTAGTACTGAATCTATTTAAGAGAATAGAAAAAAGTTAA
- a CDS encoding iron uptake porin produces MSDLSLLMLGVLTAGQTSPPNNLPEPPVVQSDTEIQQLKTENLSQISPPAEITPPEFMQPDSTSEAMTAPVNDQYQNLLNKIPQNTSSQDSQIPVEISPAVQLPISPESPAAPEFSDTTESDDQMSQVTSVSQLDDVQPTDWAFSALQSLVERYGCIAGNSNGQYLGNSAVNRYEFAHSLNICLNQIQELITKTQVNTVSQADLDQIQKLQSEFQKELQEIAQRVDVLENKNIELTSHQFSTTTRLFGQAIFSLQGTNTTNVDLFPRDGVAERQGKTNLTFTNSVQLTLATSFTGKDLLITGLSAGNLGSNASLISHNMGRLSFESNTENRVVINDLSYRFLLADNLGVVVGSAGVNAATTFRGINPLEGSGDGAISQFGQRNPILNIGNGTGGIGFDWEISDRISLQGVYSSEIPSFPGNANSAGLFGGRYSAGAQLTLAPTDDLDIGIHYIYSHSPNDLLGTGIGDAQLISPFAPTTAFNTHAVGATVVWRLNDNLQLGGWGGFSTSKPDNLSGSVETTNWMVFAALPNLGKAGNLGGILVGQPPKITASNLPDGYNFPNFSNGGTPGGRSDTSLHVELFYRAQLNDRLSLTPGLLVVFNPDHNAANDPLIVGALRAAFRF; encoded by the coding sequence ATGAGCGACCTAAGTCTACTGATGCTAGGCGTATTGACAGCCGGGCAAACATCTCCACCTAATAATTTACCAGAACCGCCTGTAGTTCAGTCAGACACAGAAATCCAGCAGCTAAAAACAGAGAACTTATCACAAATTTCTCCCCCTGCGGAAATTACACCACCTGAATTTATGCAGCCGGATAGCACTTCCGAGGCTATGACTGCGCCTGTAAATGACCAGTATCAAAATCTACTTAATAAAATACCTCAAAATACTAGTTCCCAAGATTCGCAAATTCCCGTAGAAATTTCACCAGCAGTTCAACTCCCAATTTCTCCAGAATCTCCCGCCGCACCAGAGTTTTCTGACACTACTGAATCAGATGATCAGATGTCTCAAGTGACATCGGTATCGCAATTAGATGATGTCCAACCAACTGACTGGGCTTTTAGTGCTTTACAGTCTTTAGTTGAGCGTTATGGCTGTATTGCAGGAAATAGCAACGGCCAGTATTTAGGTAATAGTGCTGTCAATCGTTATGAATTTGCTCATAGTTTAAATATTTGTCTGAATCAAATTCAAGAATTAATTACTAAAACTCAAGTTAATACTGTTAGTCAAGCAGATTTAGATCAAATTCAAAAATTACAAAGTGAATTTCAAAAAGAATTACAGGAAATAGCGCAACGTGTTGATGTTTTAGAAAATAAAAATATTGAATTAACATCTCATCAGTTTTCGACTACAACCAGATTATTTGGACAAGCTATTTTTAGTCTTCAAGGCACAAATACAACTAATGTGGATTTGTTTCCTAGAGATGGTGTAGCAGAAAGGCAAGGTAAAACTAATCTGACTTTTACAAATAGTGTCCAGTTAACGTTAGCAACATCATTTACCGGAAAAGATTTATTAATTACAGGGCTATCGGCAGGAAATTTAGGTTCTAATGCCTCGTTAATTTCTCATAATATGGGGCGCTTGAGTTTTGAATCGAATACTGAGAATAGAGTAGTTATTAATGATTTATCTTATCGATTTTTACTGGCGGATAATTTAGGAGTTGTTGTTGGTTCGGCTGGAGTGAATGCTGCTACAACTTTTCGCGGAATTAATCCGTTAGAAGGTTCGGGAGATGGGGCAATTTCACAATTTGGTCAGAGGAATCCGATTTTAAATATTGGTAATGGGACTGGTGGTATAGGTTTTGACTGGGAAATTAGCGATCGCATCAGTCTTCAAGGCGTGTACAGTTCCGAAATCCCCAGCTTTCCCGGTAATGCCAATTCAGCAGGCTTATTTGGCGGTAGATATAGCGCAGGCGCACAACTCACCCTCGCACCCACCGACGATTTAGATATCGGCATACATTACATATATTCCCACTCCCCAAATGATTTACTCGGTACTGGCATTGGTGACGCGCAATTAATTTCGCCATTTGCACCCACTACAGCTTTTAATACCCATGCGGTTGGTGCAACTGTGGTATGGCGTTTAAATGATAATTTACAGTTGGGCGGTTGGGGTGGTTTTTCTACTTCTAAACCAGATAATCTCTCTGGTAGTGTAGAAACTACTAATTGGATGGTATTTGCAGCGTTACCAAATTTAGGTAAGGCGGGAAATCTCGGCGGTATTTTAGTGGGACAACCCCCCAAAATTACTGCGAGTAACTTACCCGATGGCTACAATTTTCCTAACTTCTCGAATGGGGGAACGCCAGGGGGACGTAGCGATACATCACTGCATGTAGAACTTTTTTATCGCGCCCAACTCAATGACCGTCTTTCCCTCACACCAGGCTTATTAGTTGTTTTCAATCCTGATCATAATGCTGCTAATGACCCTTTGATAGTAGGTGCATTAAGAGCAGCTTTCCGGTTTTAA
- a CDS encoding type II toxin-antitoxin system VapC family toxin has translation MAYLIDTNVLLRSVDLSHLMNSDAVNAIRTLRNCGEQLHIVPQNLIEFWNVYTRPTERNGLGRSVVETQAEVNRLKKLFPLLLDTQLIYQEWEKLVIAYSIQDINVHDARLVAAMQVHGLTHILTFNISDFARYSEITAVNPSTVVSTS, from the coding sequence GTGGCGTATCTTATAGATACCAATGTTCTATTAAGGAGTGTAGACCTTAGCCATCTTATGAACTCGGATGCCGTAAATGCTATTAGAACATTACGCAATTGTGGCGAACAGTTGCATATTGTACCTCAAAATTTGATTGAATTTTGGAACGTCTATACACGCCCAACCGAAAGAAATGGTTTAGGGCGTAGTGTAGTAGAAACGCAGGCAGAAGTGAACCGTTTAAAAAAGTTGTTCCCATTGTTGCTAGATACTCAATTGATTTACCAGGAATGGGAAAAGCTAGTTATTGCTTACAGCATTCAAGATATCAATGTACATGATGCTCGCCTAGTTGCAGCTATGCAAGTGCATGGGTTAACTCATATCCTGACATTTAATATTAGTGATTTTGCCCGTTACTCAGAAATCACGGCTGTTAACCCTAGCACTGTTGTATCTACTTCTTGA
- a CDS encoding putative PEP-binding protein, translating into MEKVYWLDQIKLQDRAKVGDKAFYLSRMMQRGYPVVPGFVISAEVLRQFLETINSSESLVADLPDSSLHLDVANWRQLQQVASRLRQEIIAANVPSQWVSTIFAATKEWQTKYLILQPTLSVFNISQDIGNISGLLEPIFCGCDEDAIASGLKRIWNQLFRARSLLYWQRQGVDLQNVNLAVLVQPMQNAIASGSLHANASGWTIEATWGLGVALTRGEVLPDVYYIQPETGIVLERHLGNKLLAYRLDDGISATTQAPLQSILTDENNGLVAYLLLEESQKQYALPESSLPQIIALGNQLVSELGNSFTVQWSIAEIDAVSHLQITEVNTPLTPVPNLKLIKGLGAATGKVTASAYVINSLEKPEQIPEGVVLVVPTIAPDWLAVMQKVAAIVTVQGGLTSHGAILSRELGIPAVVSAKDATVLIQTGEKLLVDGDRGEIYRLRDSKARNQEISIPVPSVSPDHPHLSSQPPMIATQLMVNLSQPNLIERSQTLPVDGVGLLRSELMLLNILEGQHPHNWIMSGRRSELLELWTQQIINFVRAFTPRPVFYRALDWRFSEFSSTYTPPSATHSILGDRGTLSYLNNPGVFELELTALLNVQKAGYSNLRLLLPFVRSVAEFSFCRQKVEQIGLTQMSQFQLWIMAEVPSVLFLLPEYVKAGVAGISIGTNDLTQLLLGVDREQGQLTKIFDERHPAVMGAIAQLIQMAKNADIPCAICGQAPALYPEIIDKLVEWGITSISVEPEAVERTHYAIARAEHRLILAAARRTIH; encoded by the coding sequence GTGGAAAAAGTCTACTGGCTTGACCAAATTAAACTACAAGACCGCGCCAAAGTAGGCGACAAAGCATTTTATTTAAGCAGAATGATGCAGCGAGGCTACCCTGTGGTACCTGGTTTTGTAATTTCAGCAGAGGTTTTGCGGCAATTTTTAGAAACTATTAACAGTTCCGAATCTTTAGTTGCAGACTTACCTGATTCTTCATTGCACCTTGATGTAGCTAATTGGCGACAACTCCAGCAGGTGGCTAGTCGTTTGCGTCAAGAAATCATTGCGGCAAATGTACCATCACAGTGGGTAAGTACAATTTTTGCTGCGACAAAAGAATGGCAAACTAAATATTTGATTTTGCAACCCACATTATCAGTCTTCAATATTAGCCAAGATATCGGAAATATATCTGGGTTACTAGAGCCAATCTTTTGTGGTTGTGATGAAGATGCGATCGCTTCGGGATTAAAGCGGATTTGGAATCAGTTATTTCGCGCCAGAAGCTTATTGTATTGGCAACGCCAGGGAGTTGATCTGCAAAATGTGAATTTGGCGGTGTTAGTACAACCAATGCAAAATGCGATCGCCAGTGGTTCACTTCATGCTAATGCCTCTGGGTGGACAATTGAAGCTACTTGGGGATTAGGAGTAGCCCTCACCAGAGGAGAAGTTTTGCCAGATGTTTACTATATTCAGCCAGAAACAGGTATTGTTCTGGAACGACATTTAGGAAATAAATTGCTGGCTTATCGTCTGGATGATGGGATTAGCGCCACCACTCAAGCACCACTCCAATCAATACTCACTGATGAAAACAACGGTCTAGTTGCTTATTTACTTTTAGAAGAATCACAAAAACAATATGCCTTGCCAGAGTCGAGTTTGCCACAGATAATCGCTTTGGGAAATCAGTTAGTAAGTGAACTGGGGAACAGTTTTACTGTCCAGTGGAGTATTGCGGAAATAGATGCTGTTTCCCATCTCCAAATCACAGAAGTTAATACTCCCCTAACACCAGTCCCTAACTTAAAGTTAATCAAAGGGTTGGGTGCAGCCACAGGCAAGGTAACGGCTAGTGCTTATGTGATCAATTCTCTCGAAAAACCAGAGCAAATACCCGAAGGAGTTGTGCTTGTCGTCCCGACGATCGCACCTGATTGGTTAGCTGTAATGCAAAAAGTTGCGGCGATTGTGACAGTGCAAGGTGGTTTGACTAGTCATGGCGCAATATTATCTAGAGAATTGGGCATTCCCGCAGTTGTGAGTGCAAAAGATGCTACAGTCTTAATTCAAACCGGAGAAAAATTGCTAGTAGATGGCGATAGGGGAGAAATTTATCGCCTCAGAGACAGCAAAGCCAGAAATCAAGAAATTAGTATCCCTGTTCCTTCTGTTTCACCCGATCATCCGCATCTTAGTTCGCAACCGCCCATGATTGCTACTCAACTAATGGTGAATCTGAGTCAGCCTAATTTAATCGAGCGATCGCAGACCTTACCAGTCGATGGTGTAGGATTGTTACGCTCAGAATTAATGCTGTTGAATATTTTGGAAGGACAACACCCCCACAATTGGATTATGAGTGGTCGTCGCTCAGAATTGTTGGAGTTGTGGACACAGCAGATTATCAACTTTGTACGTGCTTTTACTCCCCGTCCGGTATTTTATCGCGCTCTTGATTGGCGATTTTCGGAATTTTCCTCAACTTATACACCCCCATCTGCAACCCATTCGATTTTGGGCGATCGCGGCACATTGAGTTATCTTAACAACCCTGGCGTTTTTGAATTGGAACTCACAGCTTTACTGAATGTCCAAAAAGCAGGTTACAGCAATCTGCGGTTATTATTACCCTTTGTGCGGAGTGTAGCTGAGTTTAGCTTTTGTCGTCAGAAAGTAGAGCAAATCGGCTTAACTCAAATGTCCCAGTTTCAATTGTGGATCATGGCAGAAGTACCGAGTGTATTATTTTTACTGCCAGAGTATGTTAAAGCCGGGGTAGCAGGAATTTCCATTGGTACGAATGACTTAACACAACTGTTGTTAGGTGTTGATCGAGAACAAGGACAACTCACAAAAATCTTTGATGAGCGCCATCCAGCAGTTATGGGTGCGATCGCTCAATTAATCCAAATGGCGAAAAATGCCGACATCCCCTGTGCAATCTGCGGTCAAGCACCAGCATTGTATCCTGAAATCATCGACAAACTAGTGGAATGGGGCATTACTTCCATTTCCGTCGAACCAGAAGCAGTAGAACGTACACATTATGCGATCGCGCGTGCTGAACATCGGTTAATTTTGGCAGCAGCACGGCGAACAATTCATTGA
- a CDS encoding DUF1361 domain-containing protein produces MKEELIVLIVKVLQVLRINMNWMTWNLFLAFIPLVLSVWLFRTRRGRSWVWWLGFLVFYAFLPNAPYLLTDVIHLIDDIRTIQSVWMITLILIPVYFLVIFAGFEAYVISLINFGYYLHRIGKSHWIFRVELITHALCAIGIYWGRFLRFNSWDFITQPDALLTKGVEELLGKQPLVIITLTFVILLGLHWLMKRVSLGFVNQAPERMVVNSNSANTDTSNAG; encoded by the coding sequence ATGAAAGAGGAATTGATTGTATTGATAGTCAAAGTTTTACAGGTCTTGCGAATCAACATGAATTGGATGACGTGGAACCTATTTTTGGCTTTCATACCTTTGGTTTTAAGTGTTTGGTTGTTCCGCACTCGCCGGGGACGTTCTTGGGTTTGGTGGTTAGGATTTCTCGTATTTTATGCTTTCTTGCCAAATGCACCTTATTTATTAACCGATGTTATTCACTTGATTGATGATATTCGGACAATTCAATCAGTGTGGATGATTACTTTAATACTAATTCCAGTTTATTTTTTGGTAATTTTTGCCGGGTTTGAAGCTTACGTTATCTCTTTAATTAATTTCGGATACTATTTACACCGCATTGGCAAAAGTCACTGGATTTTTAGAGTTGAGTTAATTACTCATGCTCTTTGTGCTATTGGGATTTATTGGGGAAGATTTTTGCGTTTCAACAGCTGGGATTTTATTACGCAACCAGATGCTTTATTAACTAAAGGTGTAGAAGAACTATTGGGTAAACAGCCTTTAGTGATTATAACTCTTACATTTGTGATTCTGCTTGGATTGCATTGGCTGATGAAACGAGTGAGTTTGGGTTTTGTGAATCAAGCACCAGAAAGAATGGTAGTTAACTCAAATTCAGCTAATACTGATACATCTAATGCTGGATAA
- a CDS encoding cell division protein FtsX, giving the protein MFKFLTKLDYLLKETFLGLLRGGWMNWAAVSTVAVLLFLFGLSLQTSWQVEKLLNQFGSQLEVSVYLEPGIDAKSIEHLVVKMPEVVSMQSITKEEAWPKLVKDLGIADIDGATQQLGENPLVDEMKVKARSSQVVPVLATNLAKLHGVDTVEYVDEAVKRIAQLHRGLNWFTVTITSILTLTAIAVTTTTIRLIVLARKREIEIMQLVGATSAWIYLPFILQGISFGLVGGAIAWSFISVIEQFLGKLLANQPEFIQFLANGLQLAPTQILLLPLILLSFGATVGLIGSLFAVHRFAKA; this is encoded by the coding sequence GTGTTTAAATTTCTCACGAAACTCGACTATTTACTGAAAGAAACTTTCTTAGGTTTATTGCGTGGCGGCTGGATGAATTGGGCTGCTGTTAGCACTGTGGCGGTATTATTATTTCTGTTCGGCTTGAGTCTGCAAACTTCTTGGCAAGTCGAAAAACTCCTGAATCAATTCGGTAGCCAATTGGAAGTTTCAGTATATTTAGAACCGGGAATAGACGCTAAAAGCATCGAACATTTGGTAGTAAAAATGCCGGAAGTGGTTTCGATGCAAAGCATTACCAAAGAAGAAGCTTGGCCAAAATTAGTCAAAGATTTGGGAATTGCAGATATTGACGGTGCGACTCAGCAACTAGGGGAAAATCCTTTAGTGGATGAGATGAAAGTTAAAGCGCGTAGTTCTCAAGTAGTACCAGTTCTAGCCACAAATCTGGCGAAACTGCACGGTGTTGATACTGTAGAGTATGTTGATGAAGCTGTGAAACGAATTGCTCAGTTGCATCGCGGGTTGAACTGGTTTACTGTGACAATTACCAGTATTTTGACCTTAACTGCGATCGCTGTTACTACAACCACCATTCGCCTCATTGTCTTGGCGCGAAAGCGAGAAATTGAGATTATGCAGCTAGTCGGCGCAACTTCCGCCTGGATTTATCTACCGTTTATTTTACAAGGAATTTCCTTTGGTTTAGTTGGCGGTGCGATCGCTTGGAGTTTCATTTCGGTAATTGAACAGTTTTTAGGCAAATTACTAGCTAATCAACCAGAGTTTATTCAATTCCTTGCCAATGGTTTGCAACTTGCACCCACACAAATCTTATTATTACCGTTGATTCTCTTAAGTTTCGGTGCAACGGTAGGATTAATAGGCAGCTTATTTGCAGTACATCGATTTGCGAAGGCTTAG
- the recF gene encoding DNA replication/repair protein RecF (All proteins in this family for which functions are known are DNA-binding proteins that assist the filamentation of RecA onto DNA for the initiation of recombination or recombinational repair.) yields the protein MYLKTLQLRQFRNYQDQKVEFNAAKAILVGNNAQGKSNLLEAVELLATLRSHRMARDRDLIQDGAEFAQINASLERDVGISDLTLTLRRNGRRSVAINGEIVRRQMDFLGVLNAVQFSSLDLELVRGSPEVRRNWLDTLLIQLEPVYAHILHQYNQVLRQRNAFLKKNQESALALNTQNTQLALWDAQLATTGTRVIRRRDRAIQRLAPIAAAWHASISGSTEILEIKYSPNIPLEQQQPEQVQQAFLNKIQQRAVAELYRGTTLVGPHRDEVELTINQTPARQYGSQGQQRTLVLALKLAELQLIEEVVKEPPLLLLDDVLAELDPYRQNQLLDAIQDRFQTLITTTHLSSFDAQWLNSSQILFVKAGEISIN from the coding sequence ATGTACCTGAAAACTTTACAACTCAGACAATTTCGCAATTACCAAGACCAAAAAGTTGAGTTTAATGCAGCCAAAGCAATTTTAGTAGGAAATAATGCTCAGGGTAAGTCGAATTTGTTAGAGGCGGTAGAGTTATTAGCAACATTGCGATCGCACCGGATGGCACGCGATCGCGATTTAATTCAAGATGGGGCAGAATTCGCGCAAATCAATGCCAGCTTAGAACGAGATGTAGGTATTAGTGATTTAACTTTAACTCTCCGCCGTAACGGTCGCCGCAGCGTGGCAATTAATGGCGAGATTGTGCGGCGACAAATGGATTTTTTAGGTGTCCTCAACGCCGTGCAGTTTTCCAGTTTAGATTTAGAATTAGTCCGAGGTAGTCCGGAAGTTCGTCGCAACTGGTTGGATACTTTATTAATTCAACTAGAGCCAGTTTATGCTCATATTTTGCATCAATATAACCAAGTATTGCGCCAACGCAACGCCTTTCTAAAAAAAAACCAAGAATCAGCACTAGCACTCAACACTCAAAATACACAACTTGCCCTTTGGGATGCACAATTAGCAACCACAGGTACAAGAGTTATTAGAAGACGCGATCGGGCGATTCAAAGATTAGCTCCCATTGCTGCGGCTTGGCACGCTAGTATCAGCGGCAGTACCGAAATCTTAGAAATTAAATATTCACCTAACATTCCTTTGGAGCAGCAGCAACCAGAACAAGTCCAGCAAGCTTTCCTCAACAAAATTCAACAACGCGCTGTCGCCGAACTCTACCGAGGTACTACCCTTGTCGGCCCTCATCGTGACGAAGTAGAATTGACTATTAATCAAACGCCTGCTCGGCAATATGGTTCTCAGGGTCAGCAACGCACCTTAGTCTTAGCCTTAAAACTAGCAGAATTACAGTTAATTGAAGAAGTAGTTAAAGAGCCACCACTGTTGTTGCTTGATGATGTTTTAGCGGAATTAGATCCATACCGTCAAAATCAATTGCTTGATGCTATTCAAGACCGTTTTCAAACTTTAATCACGACAACTCACTTAAGTTCTTTTGATGCTCAGTGGCTAAATTCTTCTCAAATTCTGTTTGTCAAGGCTGGAGAAATATCAATTAATTAG